A stretch of DNA from Strigops habroptila isolate Jane chromosome 1, bStrHab1.2.pri, whole genome shotgun sequence:
TTTGAGGTGAGGGAGAAACAACGCACAATTCTCATGAAGCATTTGAGAACCACCTGGAGGCCAATCTAACAAGTGCCTTCTGCATTTCTTATACATGCTCTATGTGTCATTAGTGTCCAGGCTGTCTCTGTATAGCCCCCGACAGAGATGCCAGGCAGTACGGACAGTGGCCAAACCAACcaccagcatggcttcactaacACCAGTTGCCTGACACCCTATTTCAAAGCCCTCTTTACCAGAGTTTAAGTTTAGAACTAAATATAATTGGCTTATGTTACAAATGAATATAAGGGCAACTGATGTTCCCACAGACTTATAGACATAAAGCTAAAAGGAGAAGAACAAAACACCTGTGCAGAAATAATGGACATACTAATTCTACAGGGCCTTGCTTTGTCTTCATGTTGCGTATGGGAAGGTATCTTAAGCCAGTGTTGCAAAGCTGGCCAGTGTAACAAGAGCAACCTTTTTCCTATCCTACAAAAACTGGGCTTGCTACAGTTTCTCAGCTTTCCCCCAAAGTCTTTTCAGGAGAGTCAGATGCACGTAAGAGAAACCTTTAGCAATGAGGTGAGGAATCATCCAGTGACTGATTTCCAAACAAGAGAATACACCtgtgttctctctctctcacacacacacacccccacccaCCCATACTTTCTGTTACtgaaaggttttttgtttgaaatgtcttttaCTACCGTTGCCCCTGAAGGAACAGCAGTGACAAAAGACTGAATAATGCAGCTGCTCGGTCAGATTCCTTTTAGTCAGACCCTTAAGCAGAGATACAAAAACCCTCACAATTCAGACAGTGAGAATTATTGGCAGCACAGGACATGGCACACTCCAGTTTTAATACACTAAAGATCCAGAGGAACTGTGTGTGTTCAACTAATGGAAACAGTAAtaagtgttttccttttaggCCACTGATACGATTTTACAGTTCCCCCCATTGTATCAAATTTAATTGTGATGCTAATGGATAACTAGTGAAGGCCAGTAAATGACTGTTTCTAGCACCTCTCGTATACTTTCTTCAAATGGTTTGCTATAAGTAAAAGCAAGTTCTAGATCCAATAATATAATTAAAGCGAGAACCAGCAAAGCTTAAGAAAAGATAGGtctgttttttggtttgattttggtttttttcaactgACATAAACATACATCACCTTTCTTACCTGTAAAACAACACAGCACTGAATAAAGTCATCAAAAGCAACTTGTCCTCTTCCTTGTCTGTCGAACTTCCGAATAAGGATATCATAGAATTGATCAGACAGTCGATAAccttggaaaaagagaaaggctttAGAAGGCTTCAATCACCACAGTCCTTCTAGAACTAGTGTGTAGCAGGCCTGCCTGACAAAACCAGGAACCTCTAAGGAGCTACAAGagagagtatttttttctgactgtgTTAAACTGACAGAACCTGTGCTTAGTAACAGCTGCACACAGAGTCACCGTAAACATACTTACTGATTGAAGTGACAAGTCAGTTGAGAGAATGATTTAGGGGCTGCAGCTCAACTTCTTGTAAGTGAAGCCTACCATAGCAGGGACAGCTGGCTTCGTTTTaaccataaaatcatagaaccaagtaggttggaaaagacctttaagaacatcaagtccaaccattaccccagcactgccaggtccaccactaaaccatgtcactgagggcctcatctacacagttttgaacacttccagggacggtgattccaccacttccctgggcagcctgttccaatgcctgagcacccctctgtgaagacatttttcctaatatccaagctaaacttcccctggcgcaagcttgaggctgttacctcttgcTCGGAGAAGCAGCAAGCTGCATCGTGTACTGAGTAACTTCATTTGCCTGAAGTATTTGGCAATGCTCTTGGAGCAGCTATAGAGGAGACAGAAACTGAATGTGTCGGTACACATGtggaatgttttctgttttgttttttttccattaaaggaAATAgcttaaaaccagaaagtgcTCGTGCCACAGACATCTTTAAACAGTACCTTATAGCTAAAAAGATAACTGCGTTTCCCCTGCCTCGTTCTGAGTCACATTTGTCAGAGCAGTACAGCCCTAACAATAAGGAGCTTGTTTGATGCCATAACCCAACCATAAAAACTGTAATTGCAAATGAATTACCAAAACCTGTTAGTGCTTGCTTTAGCTCATTTTTGTCAATCATTCCAGAATTGTCTCTGTCATACGTTCGAAAGACATTCTGCCAGTCTGTGATGTACTTCCAGACTCCTGTGAATTCATTGAAGTTCACACcacctttgttttctctgtcgAACATGCCTGAAATAAGAAACACACATAAACCAGTAAGCGTGCTGCTCCTCAGCAA
This window harbors:
- the PDCD6 gene encoding programmed cell death protein 6 isoform X3, with amino-acid sequence MFDRENKGGVNFNEFTGVWKYITDWQNVFRTYDRDNSGMIDKNELKQALTGFGYRLSDQFYDILIRKFDRQGRGQVAFDDFIQCCVVLQRLTDVFRRYDTDQDGWIQVSYEQYLSMVFSIV